The following proteins are encoded in a genomic region of Nitrospirota bacterium:
- a CDS encoding pseudouridine synthase — protein MEVRLQKVIAGAGLASRRKAEELIASGRVTVNGKVVTELGTKVDPARDHVKVDGKHLSSAQPYVYLLLNKPKNVMSTLNDPGGRPTVKDYLRGISVRVFPVGRLDFDSEGLMLLTNHGDLAQTLLHPRYHVPKTYLIKVKQVVTDDHIRQLEQGVQLEDGMTSPAVVKKVKKAKLNSWLEITIREGRQHQVKRMMEAVGHPVLKLTRIKMGPLSLGDLAPGDFRYLTDREANALRELAEHKLAAEEGPEKKVARPKKKISRAGWARSKKAKVV, from the coding sequence ATGGAAGTTAGATTACAGAAAGTTATTGCTGGAGCGGGATTGGCTTCGCGGCGGAAGGCCGAGGAGTTGATTGCTTCAGGGCGCGTGACCGTCAACGGCAAAGTCGTGACGGAGCTCGGCACCAAGGTCGATCCTGCTCGCGACCACGTCAAGGTGGACGGCAAGCACCTGAGCTCCGCCCAGCCCTACGTCTATCTGCTGTTGAACAAGCCGAAGAACGTGATGTCGACGTTGAACGATCCGGGAGGCAGGCCGACGGTGAAGGACTACCTCCGCGGCATATCGGTCAGGGTATTTCCTGTCGGCCGCTTGGACTTCGACAGCGAAGGACTGATGCTCCTGACCAATCACGGAGACTTGGCCCAGACCCTGCTGCATCCCCGCTACCATGTGCCGAAGACCTATCTCATCAAGGTGAAGCAGGTGGTGACGGACGATCATATCCGCCAGTTAGAGCAGGGTGTGCAGCTGGAAGACGGCATGACCAGTCCGGCGGTCGTGAAGAAGGTCAAAAAGGCCAAACTGAATTCCTGGCTGGAGATTACGATCCGTGAAGGGCGCCAGCATCAAGTGAAGCGGATGATGGAGGCGGTCGGTCATCCGGTGCTGAAACTGACGAGAATTAAGATGGGTCCTCTGTCGTTAGGCGATTTGGCGCCGGGCGATTTTCGGTACTTGACCGACCGTGAAGCGAATGCGCTGCGCGAGTTGGCCGAGCACAAACTGGCGGCGGAAGAGGGGCCAGAAAAGAAAGTCGCACGGCCGAAGAAGAAGATCAGCCGGGCTGGATGGGCCCGTTCCAAGAAAGCGAAGGTCGTATGA
- the guaA gene encoding glutamine-hydrolyzing GMP synthase, whose product MELWHNRILVLDFGSQYTQLIARRIREAQVYSQILPCTVSLATILAYRPQGIVLSGGPSSVYEKKAPTVPKEIFDLGIPILGICYGMQLVTHLSGGEVAKSKHREYGRAELTIDDDSNLFKGIGKGGSTVVWMSHGDRIERMPPGFRSIAHTANSPVAAMKRDDHKRRIYCLQFHPEVVHTPEGTQILRNFVYDICGCKPTWTMQSYVETAVQQIREQVGKERVICALSGGVDSSVAAALTHRAIGDQLTCIFVDNGLLRSGEKEQVKQTFAKQLHLNLRIIDASDLFLAKLKGVIDPERKRKIIGKQFIEQFEAEAKKKSGGVKFLVQGTLYPDVIESVSFKGPSATIKTHHNVGGLPARMKLKLIEPLRELFKDEVRVLGKELGLPDEIVWRQPFPGPGLAIRVLGAITKERLAILRAAESILDQEIRAAGLYREIWQSLAVLLPIRTVGVMGDQRTYEHVIALRAVTSLDGMTADWAKIPNDVLGKISNRIINEVKGVNRVVYDISSKPPATIEWE is encoded by the coding sequence ATGGAACTCTGGCACAATAGAATCCTGGTCCTCGACTTCGGGTCGCAATATACCCAACTGATCGCGCGCCGCATTCGCGAGGCGCAGGTCTATTCGCAGATTCTGCCCTGCACGGTCTCGCTGGCGACGATTCTGGCCTATCGGCCGCAAGGGATCGTGTTGTCCGGCGGCCCCTCCAGCGTCTACGAAAAGAAGGCGCCCACGGTTCCCAAGGAAATTTTCGATCTGGGGATTCCCATTCTCGGCATTTGTTATGGGATGCAGCTCGTGACGCATTTGTCCGGCGGCGAGGTCGCCAAATCCAAACATCGGGAGTATGGCCGGGCCGAGCTGACCATCGACGACGACAGCAACCTCTTCAAGGGCATCGGCAAAGGCGGATCGACGGTTGTCTGGATGTCGCACGGAGACCGTATCGAACGGATGCCACCTGGCTTCCGATCCATCGCACATACGGCCAACTCTCCGGTTGCGGCCATGAAGCGGGACGACCATAAGCGGCGGATCTATTGCCTCCAGTTTCATCCGGAAGTGGTGCATACGCCGGAAGGGACTCAGATCCTTCGGAACTTCGTCTATGACATCTGTGGCTGCAAGCCGACCTGGACCATGCAGTCCTATGTGGAGACGGCGGTGCAGCAGATTCGCGAGCAGGTGGGCAAGGAGCGTGTGATCTGCGCCTTGAGCGGGGGGGTCGATTCCTCCGTGGCTGCCGCGTTGACGCATCGGGCGATCGGCGATCAGCTGACCTGTATCTTCGTGGACAACGGATTGCTTCGCAGTGGAGAGAAGGAACAGGTCAAACAGACCTTCGCCAAGCAGCTCCATCTGAACTTGCGAATCATTGATGCGTCCGATTTGTTTCTGGCCAAGCTTAAAGGGGTGATCGACCCGGAGCGGAAGCGGAAAATCATCGGGAAGCAGTTCATCGAGCAATTCGAGGCGGAAGCCAAAAAGAAGTCCGGTGGCGTGAAGTTTCTGGTCCAAGGCACGCTTTACCCTGACGTCATCGAAAGCGTGAGTTTCAAGGGGCCGTCGGCCACGATCAAGACACACCATAATGTCGGCGGGTTGCCGGCGCGGATGAAGTTGAAGCTGATCGAGCCGTTGCGCGAACTCTTCAAGGATGAAGTGCGGGTGCTCGGGAAGGAACTGGGGTTGCCGGATGAGATCGTCTGGCGGCAGCCCTTCCCGGGACCTGGCCTGGCGATCCGGGTGCTGGGCGCGATCACCAAGGAGCGGCTGGCCATCTTGCGCGCGGCTGAGTCCATTCTCGATCAGGAGATTCGCGCCGCTGGTCTGTATCGCGAAATTTGGCAGTCGCTCGCCGTGCTCTTGCCGATCAGGACCGTGGGCGTCATGGGCGATCAACGGACCTATGAGCATGTCATTGCGCTTCGTGCCGTGACGAGCCTGGACGGGATGACGGCTGACTGGGCCAAGATTCCGAATGACGTGCTGGGCAAGATCTCGAACCGCATCATCAACGAAGTCAAAGGCGTGAATCGGGTGGTCTACGACATCAGCTCGAAGCCTCCGGCCACAATTGAATGGGAGTAA
- a CDS encoding trypsin-like peptidase domain-containing protein has product MNHLTQPATHATHRRMTILTLCLLLVMPFSIAWAEPNHHDSLDRAKRATVGIIEDTPDPRTPEKPGKIQIRGTGFHLRDGYLVTARHAVEKHSPSGHVIPKQILVLTTDLHELPAQLVGDSAYLDVVVYRVVEKYRALLPAATPFAPGDVEQGTEVFTVGYPLGWGPTMAFGHIGNANTFLQTVDTRLLQADLAACSGNSGGGLFNHKGEVVGVMHAIIQTDKDETQAHCSRMAFAVPGPLAQRIVNAALEGKPLAFSKLGIHMTPVKDGTKWRIAVKDVADPAKESGIQKQDILLAIEETEILDAAHLKNYLIERTTPGQRVSIKVRRLDADLTFHVVLGGG; this is encoded by the coding sequence ATGAACCACCTCACCCAACCAGCGACCCATGCGACACATCGACGGATGACCATCCTTACCCTATGCCTATTGCTCGTCATGCCATTCTCAATCGCATGGGCCGAGCCGAATCATCATGACTCCCTCGACCGTGCCAAACGCGCCACCGTCGGCATCATAGAAGACACCCCAGACCCTCGCACGCCCGAGAAGCCAGGCAAGATCCAAATTCGCGGCACCGGCTTTCACCTGCGCGATGGCTACCTTGTCACGGCCAGACATGCCGTCGAAAAACACAGCCCCTCGGGGCACGTCATCCCGAAGCAAATCCTCGTCCTCACCACCGACCTCCATGAACTCCCAGCGCAACTGGTCGGCGACAGCGCCTATCTCGATGTCGTGGTCTATCGTGTCGTGGAGAAATATCGCGCGCTCCTCCCAGCCGCAACCCCCTTTGCCCCAGGCGACGTCGAGCAGGGCACCGAAGTGTTTACCGTAGGCTACCCCTTGGGCTGGGGTCCCACGATGGCCTTTGGCCATATTGGGAACGCCAATACCTTTCTCCAAACGGTCGATACGCGCCTCCTGCAAGCGGACCTCGCAGCCTGCAGCGGCAATTCCGGAGGCGGTCTCTTCAATCACAAGGGGGAAGTCGTCGGTGTGATGCATGCCATCATTCAAACGGACAAGGACGAGACGCAGGCCCATTGCAGCCGCATGGCCTTTGCCGTGCCAGGGCCTCTCGCGCAGCGAATCGTCAACGCCGCGCTGGAGGGGAAGCCCTTGGCCTTCTCTAAATTAGGCATTCACATGACACCGGTGAAAGACGGCACCAAGTGGCGCATCGCCGTGAAGGATGTCGCGGACCCGGCCAAAGAATCCGGCATTCAAAAGCAGGACATCTTGCTGGCGATCGAGGAGACGGAGATTCTCGATGCGGCCCACTTAAAGAATTATCTGATTGAGAGAACGACGCCAGGCCAGCGAGTTAGCATCAAAGTACGCCGCCTCGATGCAGACCTCACGTTTCATGTCGTGTTGGGCGGGGGATGA
- the guaB gene encoding IMP dehydrogenase, with product MLDKEPRLGLTYDDVVLIPAKSQVLPSEVDMRTTLTRHIKINIPIISSAMDTVTESRLAVAIAREGGLGIIHRVLSPSDQATEVDRVKKSESGMILDPITISPDQTIRDAHALMAKYRISGIPVTKGKKLVGILTNRDLRFETRMDLKVSQVMKRDKLITAPEGTSLEKAREVLHEHRIEKLPVVNKNFELKGLITIKDIEKRIMYPNACKDKHGRLCVGAAVGVGPETEDRVARLKKAGVDVIVVDTAHGHSQAVLDTVKMIKRRYPELELIAGNIATAEAAKDLLRAGVDAVKVGVGPGSICTTRIVSGAGMPQLTAIADCAKVLAGQGVPIIADGGIKFSGDITKALAAGASSVMLGGLLAGTDESPGETELYQAGTYKVYRGMGSIGAMERGGGDRYGQGGRPVQKLVPEGIEGRVPYKGKLSAVIYQLIGGVKSGMGYCGCKTISDLQQKAQFIRQTVAGLRESHVHDVIITKEAPNYRMDWE from the coding sequence ATGCTGGATAAGGAACCACGTTTAGGGTTGACCTACGACGATGTCGTGTTGATCCCGGCCAAGTCCCAGGTGTTGCCGAGCGAAGTCGATATGCGGACGACGCTCACTCGCCACATCAAGATCAATATCCCCATTATCAGCTCGGCGATGGATACCGTCACGGAGTCCCGTTTGGCCGTCGCCATTGCCCGCGAAGGCGGGCTTGGGATTATCCATCGCGTCTTGTCGCCCTCGGATCAAGCGACGGAAGTGGATCGGGTTAAGAAATCCGAGAGTGGAATGATTCTCGATCCGATCACGATCTCGCCGGATCAAACGATTCGCGATGCCCATGCGTTGATGGCGAAATACCGGATCTCCGGTATTCCCGTCACGAAGGGCAAGAAGCTGGTCGGTATTCTGACCAATCGGGATCTGCGGTTCGAAACCAGGATGGATTTGAAGGTCTCGCAAGTTATGAAGCGGGACAAGCTGATTACGGCGCCTGAAGGCACGAGCCTGGAAAAGGCTCGCGAGGTGTTGCACGAACACCGGATCGAGAAGCTTCCGGTCGTGAATAAGAATTTTGAGCTCAAGGGGCTCATTACGATCAAGGACATCGAAAAGCGCATCATGTATCCCAACGCCTGCAAGGATAAGCATGGCCGGCTCTGCGTCGGTGCGGCGGTCGGGGTCGGGCCGGAGACAGAAGATCGCGTGGCGCGCCTCAAGAAGGCCGGGGTGGATGTGATCGTGGTCGATACGGCCCACGGGCATTCTCAGGCGGTGTTGGATACGGTCAAGATGATCAAGCGCCGGTATCCGGAACTCGAATTGATCGCCGGGAACATCGCGACAGCCGAGGCGGCGAAGGATCTCCTCAGGGCCGGTGTCGATGCCGTGAAGGTGGGAGTCGGGCCCGGCTCCATTTGCACCACCCGCATCGTGTCCGGCGCCGGGATGCCGCAGCTGACGGCGATTGCCGATTGCGCAAAGGTCCTCGCGGGCCAGGGCGTTCCGATCATTGCAGACGGCGGGATCAAGTTCTCAGGCGATATTACAAAAGCGTTGGCCGCAGGCGCCTCCTCGGTGATGCTGGGCGGACTCTTGGCCGGTACGGACGAATCGCCTGGGGAAACCGAACTGTACCAAGCCGGGACTTATAAGGTGTATCGCGGGATGGGTTCGATCGGCGCGATGGAGCGAGGCGGCGGAGACCGGTACGGCCAAGGCGGTCGTCCGGTGCAGAAGCTGGTCCCGGAAGGCATCGAAGGACGCGTGCCCTATAAAGGAAAGCTTTCGGCCGTGATCTATCAATTGATCGGCGGGGTGAAGTCCGGCATGGGTTATTGCGGGTGCAAGACGATCTCGGACTTGCAGCAGAAGGCCCAGTTTATCCGGCAGACGGTTGCGGGTCTCCGCGAAAGTCACGTGCACGATGTCATCATCACGAAGGAAGCGCCGAATTACCGGATGGATTGGGAATAG
- a CDS encoding pseudouridine synthase, producing the protein MTQPLRTIAFNKPYGVLPCFTDPDGRPTLADYVTIPGVYAAGRLDLDSEGLLLLTSDGTLAHHITDPQHKLPKVYLAQVERIPSEEALEQLRQGVLLNGKKTRTADVQLLPADPQLSDRPVPIRFRKNVPTAWVEITLREGLNRQVRRMTAAVGHPTLRLVRVAIGPVLLGDLPSGQWRDVTSSEVQQIYVAASGR; encoded by the coding sequence GTGACGCAACCACTTCGCACGATCGCGTTCAATAAACCCTACGGGGTCCTGCCCTGTTTTACCGATCCGGATGGGCGGCCGACCCTGGCTGACTATGTGACGATTCCCGGCGTCTATGCAGCCGGACGTCTCGATTTGGATAGTGAAGGGCTCCTGCTTCTGACGTCAGACGGGACGTTGGCCCATCACATCACGGACCCGCAACATAAGTTGCCGAAAGTGTATCTCGCGCAGGTGGAACGCATTCCAAGCGAGGAGGCGTTGGAGCAGTTGCGACAGGGTGTGTTGCTGAACGGCAAAAAAACTAGGACTGCTGACGTGCAGCTGTTGCCGGCCGATCCGCAGTTGTCTGATCGTCCCGTGCCTATTCGTTTCCGCAAAAATGTGCCGACTGCCTGGGTGGAGATCACGCTACGCGAGGGGCTGAACCGGCAGGTTCGCCGCATGACCGCCGCAGTCGGGCATCCCACTCTGCGACTTGTGCGGGTGGCGATCGGGCCGGTCCTGTTAGGTGATCTTCCGTCAGGCCAGTGGCGGGATGTGACGAGCAGTGAGGTTCAGCAGATTTATGTGGCTGCATCCGGACGATAA
- a CDS encoding BrnA antitoxin family protein codes for MKKPTTTKRSRTNWGKIDALRDKDIDFSDIPEQDKAFFKRAALKLPEAKTAVTIRLDRQVLDWFKAKGPGYQTRINALLRAYMEAHKEIR; via the coding sequence GTGAAGAAACCTACTACCACGAAGCGATCGCGGACGAATTGGGGAAAAATTGACGCCTTGAGGGACAAGGACATCGATTTCTCCGATATCCCGGAACAAGACAAGGCCTTTTTCAAGCGTGCGGCCTTAAAGCTTCCTGAAGCTAAGACCGCCGTCACCATTCGATTGGATCGTCAAGTCTTGGATTGGTTCAAGGCAAAGGGACCAGGCTATCAGACGCGGATCAATGCTCTCCTCAGAGCCTACATGGAAGCGCACAAAGAAATAAGGTGA
- the aroC gene encoding chorismate synthase, with protein sequence MAGNSFGHIFTVTSFGESHGPAIGCVVDGCPPGLALSVEDIQQDLDRRKPGTSRHVTQRQESDTVEILSGVFEGKTTGTPIALLIRNEDARSKDYGNLIDTFRPGHADYTYWQKYGIRDHRGGGRSSARETAVRVAAAAIARKWLREKHGIVIRGYLSQLGPLEAPFASWDEVGKNPFFSANADVVPKLESFMDELRKAGDSVGAKITTVAESMPVGWGAPVYAKLDADLASAMMSINAVKGVEIGAGFASVTQRGSEHGDEMTPEGFLTNHAGGILGGISTGQDLVVTIAIKPTSSIRIPRRSIDKQGNPVTVETSGRHDPCVGIRATPIAEAMMALVLMDHALLHRAQNADVKVATPTISASVKKSSRSSKSSGPAKVNPDPDEA encoded by the coding sequence ATGGCAGGCAATTCGTTCGGTCACATCTTTACCGTCACGTCATTCGGCGAAAGCCACGGGCCTGCGATTGGCTGTGTCGTGGATGGCTGTCCGCCAGGTCTGGCCCTCTCGGTCGAGGATATCCAGCAAGATCTTGACCGGCGCAAGCCCGGCACCTCCCGCCACGTCACGCAACGGCAGGAATCCGACACAGTCGAAATCCTCTCCGGTGTCTTCGAAGGCAAGACGACCGGCACCCCCATCGCCTTGCTCATCCGGAACGAAGATGCCCGCAGCAAAGACTACGGTAATCTGATCGATACCTTTCGCCCCGGTCACGCAGACTACACCTATTGGCAGAAGTATGGGATTCGCGACCACCGTGGCGGTGGACGATCCTCTGCTCGTGAAACAGCCGTACGTGTGGCTGCAGCGGCGATTGCCAGGAAATGGCTCAGGGAGAAGCACGGGATCGTGATTCGTGGCTACCTGAGCCAGCTGGGGCCTCTAGAAGCACCCTTTGCGAGCTGGGATGAGGTCGGCAAGAACCCATTTTTCTCCGCCAATGCCGACGTGGTGCCGAAGCTGGAATCCTTCATGGACGAATTGCGGAAGGCCGGCGATTCGGTCGGAGCGAAGATTACGACGGTGGCTGAGTCGATGCCGGTCGGGTGGGGCGCTCCGGTCTATGCCAAGCTGGATGCAGACCTTGCCTCAGCCATGATGAGCATCAATGCCGTCAAAGGGGTGGAGATCGGCGCAGGGTTCGCCTCTGTCACCCAGCGGGGCTCTGAGCATGGGGACGAGATGACCCCGGAAGGATTTCTCACCAATCATGCGGGAGGTATCCTGGGGGGTATTTCCACCGGGCAGGATCTCGTGGTGACGATTGCCATCAAGCCCACGTCGAGCATTCGCATCCCGCGCCGTTCTATCGACAAGCAGGGGAATCCCGTGACGGTGGAGACGAGTGGCCGCCATGATCCCTGCGTGGGCATCAGGGCGACGCCGATTGCTGAAGCCATGATGGCGCTGGTGCTCATGGACCATGCCTTGCTCCACCGCGCGCAGAACGCCGATGTGAAGGTTGCCACGCCGACTATTTCCGCCTCGGTCAAGAAATCGTCTCGTTCGTCCAAGTCTTCCGGTCCCGCCAAGGTCAATCCCGATCCGGATGAAGCCTAG
- a CDS encoding ATP-binding cassette domain-containing protein yields the protein MKPSPLIEIERATVYRGDTCVFTDFSLSLHEGEHVAILGPNGAGKSTFLKLLAGEVHPLPNDETHIRLFGEERWNVWDVRKRLGMVSHDLQHQYMENVIGLKIVLSGYYASIGTYKHQDFSYAQMARAHAVLEELGIGFLTERKFSEMSTGEQRRCLLGRALVHDPAALVLDEPTSGLDLTATFHYLDLVRAHMKKGKTVLLVTHHIHEIPPEITRVVFLKGGRIIQDGEKQSMLTDANLSRLFDCPVAIAQANGWYQALPGHSTAH from the coding sequence ATGAAGCCTAGCCCACTGATTGAGATCGAACGGGCGACGGTCTATCGCGGCGATACCTGTGTGTTCACCGACTTCTCCCTGTCCCTCCACGAGGGGGAACATGTTGCCATCCTCGGTCCTAATGGCGCCGGAAAATCGACCTTCCTGAAATTGCTGGCCGGTGAAGTCCATCCGTTGCCGAATGATGAGACCCATATCCGCTTGTTCGGGGAAGAACGGTGGAACGTCTGGGACGTGCGGAAGCGATTGGGAATGGTGTCGCACGATCTGCAGCACCAGTACATGGAAAATGTCATCGGGTTGAAGATTGTGCTGTCAGGCTACTACGCGAGCATCGGAACCTATAAACACCAAGACTTCAGCTATGCGCAGATGGCTCGCGCCCATGCCGTGCTGGAAGAACTCGGCATCGGTTTCTTGACCGAGCGGAAATTCTCTGAGATGTCGACCGGTGAACAGCGGCGCTGCCTGCTGGGCCGCGCCTTGGTGCATGATCCGGCGGCCTTGGTGTTGGATGAGCCCACCAGCGGACTCGATCTGACTGCCACGTTTCACTACCTGGATCTGGTGCGGGCCCATATGAAGAAGGGGAAGACTGTGCTGCTGGTCACGCACCATATCCATGAGATTCCGCCTGAAATCACGCGGGTGGTCTTCTTGAAGGGAGGCAGGATTATTCAGGACGGAGAGAAGCAGTCTATGCTCACCGACGCCAACCTGAGTAGGCTTTTCGACTGCCCCGTGGCCATTGCGCAAGCGAACGGGTGGTATCAAGCGCTTCCTGGCCACAGTACCGCACACTGA
- the aspS gene encoding aspartate--tRNA ligase, whose amino-acid sequence MKVRTHRCGELTKAAVGQTVVLNGWVQRRRDHGMVMFIDLRDRTGLTQVVFNAERNAAVHQASHALRSECVVAVTGQVMARPDESKNPNLPTGEIEIFVDAVEILNESKTPPFVIEDDAEITESIRLKYRYLDLRRPKMQRILTLRHNIMQAVRSFLNDERFLEVETPILTKSTPEGARDYLVPSRVNPGQFYALPQSPQLFKQVLMVSGVDRYYQIARCFRDEDLRNDRQPEFTQIDLEMSFVDRLDVMGLMEQMIVKVFREAGGVQLPTPFPRMTYAEAVGRYGSDKPDLRFDMPLHDVTAFAAASEFKVFKEAATKGGIVKALIVKGGAATPRSRIDALGEMAKSFGAKGLAWLKITPEGQLESVIAKFLEAKAFAAALPDAKPGDLVLFGADKAAIVHDVLGRIRLSLGEELKLIDAKAWKPLWVTEFPLLDYSPEEKRYIFMHNPFAAPMDEDLPFLDSEPLKVRAKAYDMVLNGSEIGGGSIRNHRSDIQLRILDLLGINKAQAQAKFGFLLDALEYGAPPHGGIAFGLDRLIMLLGAVDSIRDVIAFPKTQRAQCPLTDAPSSVSADQLKELRIKLDLVE is encoded by the coding sequence ATGAAGGTCCGAACTCATCGGTGCGGAGAGCTGACGAAGGCTGCGGTCGGGCAGACCGTCGTCTTGAACGGCTGGGTCCAGCGGCGGCGCGACCATGGCATGGTCATGTTCATCGACTTGCGTGACCGAACCGGGCTGACACAAGTGGTGTTCAATGCCGAGCGTAATGCCGCGGTACATCAAGCGTCCCATGCCTTGCGCAGCGAATGTGTCGTGGCGGTGACCGGGCAAGTGATGGCCCGGCCTGATGAGTCCAAGAATCCGAATCTGCCGACCGGTGAGATTGAAATCTTCGTGGATGCCGTCGAGATCTTGAACGAGTCGAAGACGCCGCCGTTTGTCATTGAAGACGATGCTGAAATCACGGAGTCAATCCGGCTGAAGTACCGCTATCTGGACCTTCGTCGTCCGAAGATGCAGCGGATCTTGACCCTCCGGCATAACATCATGCAGGCGGTCCGGAGCTTCCTGAACGACGAACGTTTCCTTGAAGTGGAAACGCCGATTTTGACCAAAAGCACGCCGGAAGGCGCGCGGGACTATTTGGTGCCGAGCCGGGTGAACCCCGGTCAATTCTACGCATTGCCGCAGTCGCCGCAGCTCTTCAAGCAGGTGCTCATGGTGAGCGGCGTCGATCGCTACTACCAGATTGCCCGTTGTTTCCGTGACGAGGATCTGCGCAACGACCGGCAGCCGGAGTTTACCCAGATCGATCTCGAGATGTCCTTTGTCGATCGGCTGGACGTCATGGGCTTGATGGAGCAGATGATTGTGAAGGTGTTCCGTGAGGCAGGCGGCGTCCAATTGCCGACTCCCTTTCCGCGCATGACCTATGCCGAGGCGGTGGGCCGCTACGGATCGGATAAGCCGGATCTGCGTTTCGATATGCCGTTGCATGATGTCACGGCCTTTGCGGCAGCCAGCGAGTTCAAGGTCTTCAAGGAGGCGGCGACTAAGGGCGGGATCGTGAAGGCGCTGATCGTCAAGGGCGGAGCAGCCACGCCGCGCAGCAGGATCGATGCGCTCGGTGAGATGGCCAAGAGCTTTGGCGCGAAGGGGCTGGCCTGGCTGAAGATTACCCCCGAGGGGCAGCTGGAGTCCGTGATCGCTAAGTTTCTGGAGGCCAAGGCATTCGCAGCGGCTCTACCTGACGCCAAGCCTGGCGACTTAGTCCTCTTCGGCGCCGACAAAGCAGCCATTGTTCACGATGTGTTGGGCCGTATCAGACTCTCGCTGGGCGAAGAGTTGAAACTGATCGATGCCAAGGCCTGGAAGCCTCTGTGGGTCACGGAGTTCCCGTTGCTGGATTATTCGCCGGAAGAGAAACGGTATATCTTCATGCATAATCCGTTTGCCGCGCCGATGGACGAGGATCTGCCGTTCCTGGATTCTGAGCCGCTCAAAGTGCGGGCGAAGGCCTATGACATGGTGCTCAACGGCAGCGAAATCGGCGGCGGAAGCATCCGGAACCATCGGAGCGATATCCAGCTGCGCATTCTCGACTTGCTCGGCATCAATAAGGCGCAGGCGCAGGCGAAGTTCGGCTTCTTGCTCGATGCGCTTGAATATGGCGCCCCTCCGCACGGCGGGATTGCCTTCGGGCTCGATCGGCTTATTATGCTGTTGGGAGCGGTGGACTCGATCCGCGACGTGATCGCGTTCCCCAAGACGCAACGGGCTCAATGTCCGCTGACCGATGCGCCCTCTTCCGTCAGTGCTGATCAGTTGAAGGAGTTACGCATCAAGCTCGATCTCGTCGAGTAG